A genomic region of Marinobacter szutsaonensis contains the following coding sequences:
- the ccsA gene encoding cytochrome c biogenesis protein CcsA, giving the protein MGTLILAVTSLFLYSVGTALQALHFRGRVQSNLAITTLIGILALTSHGLLIAQTVYYDGGFDLSFFKSSLLISWLIVFLLLGLNLRKPVQSLFLGVYPLAALTILLVLITHTPSRLVSEQSYGMLSHIALSVTAYSLFTLAAIQAILLYFQNRQLKHNYNSLLVRNLPPLQTMESLLFEMVWAGVVLLVLAIVTGALFIEDLFAQDLAHKTVFSLLSLLVFVALLIGRYTQGWRGMTASRWTLAGCILLMLAFYGSKFVLELVFHRGG; this is encoded by the coding sequence ATGGGAACGCTGATTCTCGCGGTCACCTCTCTCTTTTTATACAGCGTTGGTACCGCGCTGCAGGCGCTCCATTTCCGTGGACGGGTGCAAAGCAACCTGGCCATCACTACCCTCATCGGGATCCTGGCGCTGACCAGCCACGGCCTGCTGATTGCCCAGACGGTCTACTACGACGGCGGCTTTGACCTCAGCTTTTTCAAAAGTTCACTACTGATCTCGTGGCTGATCGTCTTCCTTTTATTGGGCCTTAATCTCAGAAAACCAGTCCAGAGCCTTTTCCTGGGCGTGTACCCGCTCGCGGCACTGACCATCCTTCTGGTACTGATCACCCATACGCCTTCCCGACTGGTTTCAGAACAAAGCTACGGCATGCTGTCCCACATCGCGTTATCCGTGACAGCCTACAGCCTGTTTACGCTGGCGGCCATCCAGGCCATCCTGCTGTACTTCCAGAACCGCCAACTCAAACACAACTACAACAGCCTGCTGGTCCGCAATCTGCCGCCGCTGCAAACCATGGAATCCCTGTTATTCGAGATGGTCTGGGCCGGGGTGGTACTGCTGGTGCTGGCGATTGTCACCGGGGCCCTGTTCATCGAGGACCTCTTCGCCCAGGACCTGGCCCACAAGACGGTGTTTTCCCTGCTGTCACTGCTGGTCTTTGTGGCCCTGCTGATCGGTCGATACACCCAGGGGTGGCGCGGCATGACTGCCAGCCGCTGGACCCTGGCCGGCTGCATTCTCCTGATGCTGGCCTTTTATGGCAGCAAATTTGTCCTCGAACTGGTGTTCCACCGCGGGGGCTGA
- the ffh gene encoding signal recognition particle protein: MFENLQDRLSGSLRKITGQARLTDDNIKDTLREVRMALLEADVALPVVKDFVEGVRKRAVGQEVQRSLTPGQVFVKVVQQELERVMGEGNESLNLSVQPPAVIMMAGLQGAGKTTTVAKLSRFLKERQKKSVMVVSADVYRPAAIKQLETLAGEVGVEFFPSTADQDPVDIAEGAIGAARKKHIDVVILDTAGRLHVDEQMMGEIGRLHQAVKPVETLFVVDSMTGQDAANTAKAFNDALPLTGVVLTKTDGDARGGAALSVRHITGKPIKFLGVGEKSDALEPFYPDRVASRILGMGDVLSLIEEAERKLDQKKAQKLTKKIKKGKGFDLEDFRDQLQQMKNMGGIGGLLDKLPGMGQMAQMAQQQVNDKSLGQMEAIICSMTPKERRYPDVINNSRKRRIAAGSGTQIQDVNRLLKQHKQMSKMMKKFGKKGGMANMMRGMGGMMPPGGGGGMPPFGRM, translated from the coding sequence ATGTTTGAAAATCTCCAGGACCGGCTTTCCGGCAGTTTGCGCAAGATTACCGGTCAGGCGCGACTGACCGATGACAACATCAAGGATACCCTGCGCGAAGTGCGCATGGCCTTGCTCGAGGCGGACGTTGCTCTCCCTGTGGTCAAAGACTTCGTGGAGGGAGTTCGCAAGCGGGCAGTTGGCCAGGAAGTCCAGCGCAGCCTGACCCCGGGTCAGGTGTTCGTCAAGGTTGTCCAGCAGGAACTTGAGCGGGTGATGGGTGAGGGTAATGAGTCCCTCAACCTCTCGGTTCAGCCGCCTGCCGTGATCATGATGGCGGGTTTGCAGGGTGCGGGTAAGACCACCACGGTGGCCAAGCTTTCTCGCTTCCTTAAAGAGCGCCAGAAAAAATCGGTGATGGTGGTCAGTGCCGACGTCTATCGTCCGGCCGCCATCAAGCAGCTGGAGACTCTGGCCGGCGAGGTGGGTGTCGAGTTCTTCCCGAGCACGGCGGACCAGGACCCGGTGGATATCGCCGAGGGTGCGATCGGCGCGGCGCGCAAGAAGCATATAGATGTGGTGATTCTCGATACCGCCGGTCGTCTGCACGTCGATGAACAGATGATGGGTGAGATTGGTCGCTTGCATCAGGCGGTCAAGCCGGTCGAGACCCTGTTCGTGGTCGACTCCATGACCGGTCAGGACGCGGCCAATACCGCCAAGGCCTTCAACGATGCCCTGCCGCTGACCGGTGTCGTGCTCACCAAGACCGATGGTGATGCCCGGGGTGGTGCCGCCCTGTCGGTCCGTCATATCACCGGCAAGCCGATCAAGTTTCTCGGTGTCGGTGAGAAATCCGATGCCCTGGAGCCGTTCTATCCGGATCGGGTGGCTTCCCGGATTCTGGGCATGGGCGATGTGCTGTCCCTTATTGAAGAGGCCGAGCGCAAGCTGGACCAGAAAAAGGCCCAGAAGCTCACCAAGAAGATCAAGAAGGGCAAAGGGTTCGATCTCGAGGATTTCCGGGATCAACTGCAGCAGATGAAAAATATGGGCGGCATTGGCGGCCTGCTCGACAAGCTGCCGGGTATGGGGCAGATGGCCCAGATGGCCCAGCAGCAGGTCAACGACAAGTCCCTGGGCCAGATGGAGGCGATCATCTGCTCGATGACACCCAAGGAGCGCCGCTATCCGGATGTCATCAATAACTCCCGCAAGCGTCGGATTGCGGCGGGCTCCGGCACGCAGATCCAGGATGTGAACCGTCTGCTCAAGCAGCACAAGCAGATGTCGAAGATGATGAAAAAGTTTGGCAAGAAAGGCGGAATGGCCAACATGATGCGCGGCATGGGTGGTATGATGCCGCCCGGCGGCGGTGGCGGGATGCCCCCGTTTGGCCGTATGTAA
- the rpsP gene encoding 30S ribosomal protein S16: MVIIRLARGGSKKRPFYHLTVTDSRKSRDGRFIERVGFFNPVARGQEERLRVDRDRVEFWLGQGAQTSERVAQLLKAAE, encoded by the coding sequence ATGGTAATAATCCGTTTGGCTCGTGGCGGCTCCAAGAAGCGCCCGTTCTACCATCTGACAGTCACCGACAGCCGCAAATCCCGCGACGGTCGTTTTATTGAGCGCGTTGGTTTCTTCAACCCGGTCGCACGCGGCCAGGAAGAGCGTCTGCGTGTTGATCGTGATCGTGTCGAATTCTGGCTCGGTCAAGGCGCACAGACCAGCGAGCGCGTTGCCCAGCTGCTGAAGGCTGCTGAGTAA
- the rimM gene encoding ribosome maturation factor RimM (Essential for efficient processing of 16S rRNA), translated as MTQNSQETVIGRITSVFGVKGWLKVFSYTDPKEGILNYPDWTLVLDGKRIPARLEEGRRQGQGIVVRLKGIDDREVARTYSGAEILVPTAELPELPSGEYYWYQLEGLEVFTVEGLNLGKVHHLMETGSNDVLVVHATRDSADQRERLIPYLPDQVVREVDLAGNRLVVDWDPEF; from the coding sequence ATGACACAGAATTCGCAGGAAACTGTGATCGGCCGGATTACCTCGGTGTTTGGGGTCAAGGGATGGCTCAAGGTTTTTTCCTACACTGACCCCAAGGAAGGAATCCTTAACTACCCGGACTGGACACTGGTCCTGGACGGTAAGAGGATTCCGGCCAGGCTTGAGGAGGGTCGCCGCCAGGGGCAGGGGATCGTCGTCAGGCTTAAAGGTATTGATGACCGTGAAGTTGCGCGCACCTACAGTGGCGCAGAAATCCTGGTTCCGACGGCAGAGTTGCCGGAGCTGCCCAGTGGCGAATACTACTGGTATCAGCTGGAAGGCCTGGAGGTGTTCACGGTTGAGGGGCTGAACCTGGGTAAGGTTCATCACCTGATGGAAACAGGGTCCAACGATGTCCTCGTGGTGCATGCCACCCGGGACTCGGCAGACCAGCGCGAGCGGCTGATTCCCTATCTGCCGGATCAAGTCGTCCGGGAAGTGGATCTGGCTGGCAACCGGCTGGTTGTTGACTGGGATCCGGAGTTCTGA
- the trmD gene encoding tRNA (guanosine(37)-N1)-methyltransferase TrmD translates to MWIGAVSLFPEMFRAVTDYGITGRAVREGLLTFESWNPREFTHDRHRTVDDRPYGGGPGMLMKIQPLRDAIHAAREAAPGKACVVYLSPQGETLTQSVVKSLAEEQQLILVSGRYEGVDERLISTEVDREVSLGDFVLSGGELAAMVVVDAVTRLIPGALGHAQSAEQDSFADGLLDCPHYTRPEVYEGQAVPEVLLGGHHEQIRRWRLKESLRRTRERRPDLLEKRVLTDEERELLEEILNEPGVSE, encoded by the coding sequence GTGTGGATTGGCGCTGTCAGTCTGTTCCCGGAAATGTTTCGTGCGGTTACTGATTACGGGATAACCGGAAGGGCGGTTCGGGAAGGTCTGCTGACCTTCGAGAGCTGGAACCCCCGGGAATTTACCCATGATCGTCACCGCACGGTAGACGACCGGCCATACGGTGGCGGTCCCGGTATGCTGATGAAAATACAGCCGCTGCGGGATGCCATTCATGCGGCTCGGGAGGCGGCACCTGGTAAAGCCTGTGTGGTTTACCTGTCGCCCCAGGGAGAAACCCTGACTCAGTCTGTTGTTAAATCCCTTGCGGAGGAGCAGCAACTGATCCTGGTTTCGGGGCGCTACGAGGGTGTTGATGAACGCCTGATCTCGACGGAAGTCGATCGGGAAGTGTCACTGGGTGATTTTGTTCTTTCCGGTGGCGAACTGGCGGCCATGGTCGTTGTTGATGCGGTGACACGCCTCATCCCCGGAGCGCTGGGTCATGCGCAGTCGGCAGAGCAGGATTCCTTTGCCGATGGATTGCTGGATTGTCCGCACTACACCCGGCCCGAAGTTTACGAAGGTCAGGCGGTGCCGGAAGTTCTTTTGGGCGGTCACCACGAGCAGATCCGGCGTTGGCGGCTCAAGGAGTCGTTAAGGCGAACCCGGGAGCGACGCCCCGACCTGCTGGAAAAGCGGGTGCTTACGGACGAAGAGCGTGAGCTGCTGGAAGAAATTTTGAATGAACCGGGTGTCTCTGAGTGA
- the rplS gene encoding 50S ribosomal protein L19: MSGKNNIISQIEAEQMTKEIPAFAPGDTVVVQVRVTEGNRERLQAFEGVVIGKRNRGMNSSFTVRKISYGVGVERTFQTYSKLIDSISVKRRGDVRQAKLYYLRDLSGKAARIKEKLG, from the coding sequence ATGAGCGGCAAGAACAACATCATCAGTCAAATTGAAGCAGAACAGATGACCAAGGAAATCCCTGCGTTCGCGCCGGGTGATACCGTGGTCGTTCAGGTTCGCGTAACCGAGGGTAACCGTGAGCGTCTGCAGGCGTTCGAAGGCGTGGTTATCGGCAAGCGCAACCGTGGCATGAACTCCTCCTTCACCGTGCGCAAGATTTCCTACGGTGTTGGTGTAGAGCGTACTTTCCAGACCTACTCCAAGCTGATCGACAGCATCAGCGTGAAGCGTCGTGGTGACGTACGTCAGGCCAAGCTGTACTACCTGCGTGACCTGTCTGGTAAGGCAGCTCGCATCAAGGAAAAGCTGGGCTGA
- the xerD gene encoding site-specific tyrosine recombinase XerD, with protein MRPDDDAIIRRFTDALWLEDGLGEKTREAYRGDLARLAQWLEQQPGAPLLAAARRTDLLAWMARGLAEGVKTSTAARRLSGVRRFYRFLMREGVIAEDPTLRIDSPRLPRRLPDSLTEEEVEALLSAPDISIPLELRDKAMLEILYGCGLRVSELTGLRVDQVNVRQGVIRITGKGDKERLVPLGEEAVDWLLRYMREGRAELLKGRPCDALFPGNRAAAMTRQTFWHRVRHYAIRAGIHKHLSPHTLRHAFATHLLNHGADLRVVQMLLGHSDLSTTQIYTHVARQRLHAMHREHHPRG; from the coding sequence GTGAGACCTGACGACGACGCGATCATCCGTCGGTTTACCGACGCCCTCTGGCTTGAAGATGGCCTGGGAGAGAAAACCCGTGAAGCCTATCGGGGGGATCTTGCGCGCCTGGCGCAATGGCTGGAGCAGCAGCCGGGCGCCCCGCTGCTCGCCGCCGCCAGGCGCACGGATCTGCTGGCCTGGATGGCCCGGGGCCTGGCCGAGGGGGTCAAGACCTCCACTGCAGCGCGTCGCCTGTCCGGGGTGCGACGCTTCTACCGTTTCCTGATGCGGGAGGGGGTGATCGCCGAGGATCCGACCCTGCGGATCGACAGCCCCAGGCTTCCGCGCCGGCTGCCTGACTCTCTGACCGAAGAAGAGGTCGAGGCTCTGCTGTCGGCGCCGGATATTTCCATTCCGCTGGAGCTCCGTGACAAGGCTATGCTCGAGATCCTGTACGGGTGCGGTCTGCGGGTGTCGGAGCTGACCGGATTGCGGGTCGACCAGGTCAATGTCCGTCAGGGCGTGATCCGGATCACCGGCAAGGGCGACAAGGAACGGCTGGTACCCCTGGGAGAAGAGGCGGTGGACTGGCTGCTCCGGTACATGAGGGAAGGTCGTGCCGAACTGCTCAAGGGCCGGCCCTGTGACGCCCTGTTTCCGGGTAACCGGGCCGCGGCCATGACCCGCCAGACCTTCTGGCACCGGGTCCGTCACTATGCAATCCGGGCCGGTATCCACAAGCACCTGTCGCCCCATACCCTGCGCCATGCCTTTGCCACGCATCTGCTGAACCATGGTGCGGATCTCCGGGTGGTGCAGATGCTGCTGGGGCATTCGGATCTGTCCACGACCCAGATCTACACCCACGTTGCCCGTCAGCGCCTGCACGCCATGCACCGGGAGCATCATCCCCGGGGCTGA
- a CDS encoding DsbC family protein: MFVTKNIKPLGVAAGLVASLFVATAAAGEVEDRIAERLATAVPGLKVSSVRESEAEGLYEVQSNNGETIYTTADGQYLLTGDLLKITDNGIANVTEQGRAGQRLTAMEEYGSEGLITFPASGEEKAVINVFTDIDCPYCRKLHDEVPQLNDYGITVNYYAFPRSGPGTPSFKKYVSVWCADDQQAAMDAAKSGKSVESASCDNPVLEQYRLGGRVGVTGTPAILLEDGNMVRGYVPADNLAKGLGLL, translated from the coding sequence ATGTTTGTCACCAAGAATATCAAGCCACTGGGGGTTGCGGCCGGGCTGGTCGCGAGTCTGTTCGTTGCAACCGCAGCAGCGGGTGAGGTCGAGGACCGCATTGCTGAGCGCCTGGCCACAGCCGTGCCCGGCCTGAAGGTTTCTTCTGTTCGCGAATCCGAGGCCGAAGGCCTGTACGAAGTGCAGAGCAACAACGGCGAGACCATCTACACTACTGCGGATGGTCAGTACCTGCTGACCGGCGATCTGCTCAAGATCACCGATAATGGTATTGCCAATGTGACCGAACAGGGCAGGGCCGGGCAACGCCTGACGGCGATGGAGGAATACGGCTCGGAGGGGCTGATCACGTTCCCGGCAAGCGGTGAGGAGAAGGCGGTGATCAATGTGTTCACCGACATCGATTGCCCCTATTGCCGCAAGCTGCACGACGAGGTGCCCCAGCTCAACGATTACGGCATTACCGTCAATTACTATGCCTTCCCGCGCTCGGGTCCTGGCACACCGTCCTTCAAAAAGTACGTTTCAGTGTGGTGCGCCGACGATCAGCAGGCTGCCATGGATGCCGCCAAGTCCGGCAAGTCGGTCGAATCTGCCAGCTGTGACAACCCTGTGCTGGAGCAGTATCGCCTTGGTGGCCGTGTCGGGGTGACCGGCACACCGGCCATTCTGCTGGAAGACGGTAACATGGTGCGGGGCTATGTGCCGGCGGACAACCTGGCCAAGGGTCTCGGCCTCCTGTAA
- a CDS encoding homoserine dehydrogenase, whose protein sequence is MKDVSVGICGLGTVGGGTFNVLTRNAALIAGRAGCNIRITRVASRRSRDDLALGDVPFTTDIFDVVNDPAVDIVVELIGGYDTAKELVLAAIRNGKHVVTANKALIAVHGNEIFEAAEKAGVVVAYEAGVAGGIPVIKAVREGMAANRIDWIAGIINGTGNYILTEMRAGREFGEVLKEAQDLGYAEADPTFDVEGIDAAHKLTILASSGFGVPLQFEKAYTEGISSITPYDIAHAELLGYRIKHLGIARRRDDGIELRVHPTLVPRSHLIAQVDGVLNAVLVDGDAVGQTMYYGPGAGDEATASAVIADIVDVARAVSIESALRVPYLGFHPEAMEDLGVLPMEDIQSAYYLRIQAFDHPGVLAKIASILSEHGINIESIMQKESEFKDGRIPVIILTHTVQERQMNLAIEEMEALSDIDGKVVRIRAENFN, encoded by the coding sequence TTGAAAGACGTCAGTGTCGGAATCTGCGGACTGGGAACCGTTGGCGGCGGTACATTCAATGTTTTGACCCGTAACGCCGCGCTTATCGCGGGTCGTGCCGGTTGCAACATCCGAATTACCCGGGTGGCCAGCCGTCGCAGTCGCGACGACCTGGCTCTGGGGGATGTACCCTTCACCACTGACATTTTCGACGTCGTGAATGACCCGGCGGTGGATATCGTGGTCGAGTTGATCGGTGGCTATGACACCGCCAAGGAGCTGGTGCTCGCAGCCATCCGTAACGGCAAGCATGTGGTGACGGCCAACAAGGCCCTGATCGCGGTACATGGCAACGAAATCTTCGAAGCGGCAGAAAAGGCCGGTGTCGTGGTTGCTTACGAAGCCGGTGTCGCCGGTGGTATTCCGGTGATCAAGGCGGTGCGCGAAGGTATGGCCGCGAACCGGATCGACTGGATCGCAGGCATCATCAATGGCACCGGTAACTACATCCTGACCGAAATGCGTGCCGGCCGGGAATTCGGTGAAGTGCTCAAGGAAGCCCAGGACCTGGGTTATGCCGAAGCGGATCCGACCTTCGATGTGGAAGGTATCGATGCTGCCCACAAACTGACGATCCTGGCCTCCTCCGGGTTCGGTGTGCCGCTGCAGTTCGAGAAAGCCTACACCGAGGGGATTTCCTCCATCACCCCGTACGATATTGCCCACGCGGAATTGCTGGGGTACCGGATCAAGCATCTGGGTATCGCCCGTCGCCGCGATGACGGCATCGAGTTGCGGGTCCATCCCACACTGGTTCCCCGCAGTCACCTGATTGCCCAGGTTGATGGTGTTCTCAATGCTGTTCTGGTGGATGGCGATGCCGTCGGCCAGACCATGTACTACGGCCCGGGTGCCGGTGATGAGGCAACTGCTTCCGCCGTGATCGCCGATATTGTCGATGTGGCGCGAGCGGTGTCCATCGAGAGTGCCCTCCGGGTTCCGTACCTCGGCTTTCATCCGGAGGCCATGGAGGATCTGGGTGTCCTGCCGATGGAGGATATCCAGTCCGCCTATTACCTGCGCATCCAGGCCTTTGACCATCCGGGCGTGCTGGCCAAGATTGCCTCCATCCTGAGTGAGCATGGCATCAACATCGAGTCCATCATGCAGAAGGAGTCGGAGTTCAAGGACGGCCGGATTCCGGTGATCATCCTGACCCACACCGTCCAGGAGCGCCAGATGAACCTGGCGATCGAGGAGATGGAAGCGCTGTCGGATATCGATGGCAAAGTGGTCCGCATCCGCGCCGAAAACTTCAACTGA
- the thrC gene encoding threonine synthase: MRYISTRGEAPALGFEDVLLTGLASDGGLYVPESLPHFSLEEIRSWRGLSYSELAFNVMHPFVDDAIPADDFRKMLDETYAGFAHQAVAPLVQLDTNEWVLELFRGPTLAFKDFALQLLGRLLDYVLEKRNQHVVIMGATSGDTGSAAIEGCRRCEHVDIFILHPHQRVSEVQRRQMTTVKGDNIHNIAVKGNFDDCQRMVKESFGDQSFLGGKTQLAAVNSINWARIMAQIVYYFQASLALGGPDRSMAFSVPTGNFGDIFAGYLAKKMGLPISQLVIATNRNDILHRFMSGNKYEQHQLEHTLSPSMDIMVSSNFERLLFDLHGRDGAAVKELLENAAKGPVSIEDYRWRHARKLFDSDAVDDKTTCDTIREIYERNEYLLDPHTAIGVRAARTCRRDPAVPMITLGTAHPAKFPDAIAESGLSVKPELPAHMADLFEREERYTVLDNDVAGVQAFIAQHWKNA; this comes from the coding sequence GTGAGATACATCAGTACACGGGGCGAAGCTCCTGCCCTGGGCTTTGAAGACGTCCTTCTGACCGGCCTGGCCAGCGATGGCGGCCTCTACGTTCCGGAATCACTTCCGCATTTCAGCCTGGAAGAGATCCGCAGCTGGCGTGGGCTGTCCTACAGCGAGCTGGCGTTCAACGTCATGCACCCGTTTGTGGACGATGCCATCCCGGCGGATGATTTCCGCAAGATGCTGGACGAAACCTACGCCGGTTTTGCCCATCAGGCGGTGGCGCCGCTGGTCCAGCTGGACACCAACGAATGGGTGCTGGAATTGTTCCGGGGGCCGACCCTCGCATTCAAGGATTTCGCCCTGCAACTGCTGGGCCGCCTGCTGGACTATGTGCTCGAGAAGCGCAACCAGCACGTGGTGATCATGGGGGCGACCTCCGGTGATACCGGTTCAGCGGCCATTGAGGGCTGCCGCCGTTGCGAGCACGTGGATATCTTCATCCTGCATCCGCACCAGCGGGTTTCCGAGGTGCAGCGCCGGCAGATGACCACGGTGAAGGGTGACAACATCCACAACATCGCAGTGAAGGGCAATTTCGACGATTGCCAGCGCATGGTGAAGGAGAGTTTCGGCGACCAGTCTTTCCTGGGTGGCAAGACCCAGCTGGCGGCGGTGAACTCCATCAACTGGGCGCGGATCATGGCCCAGATCGTGTATTACTTCCAGGCGTCTCTGGCCCTGGGTGGCCCGGATCGCAGCATGGCGTTCTCGGTGCCCACCGGTAATTTCGGCGATATCTTCGCCGGTTACCTGGCGAAGAAGATGGGCCTGCCGATCTCCCAGCTTGTGATTGCCACCAACCGCAACGATATCCTGCATCGCTTCATGAGCGGCAACAAGTATGAACAGCACCAGCTGGAACATACCCTTTCGCCGAGCATGGACATCATGGTGTCCAGCAACTTCGAGCGCCTGCTGTTTGATCTGCATGGCCGCGATGGTGCGGCGGTTAAGGAGCTGCTGGAGAATGCCGCCAAGGGTCCGGTCAGCATTGAAGACTACCGCTGGCGCCACGCCCGCAAGCTGTTCGACAGCGACGCGGTGGATGACAAGACCACCTGTGACACCATTCGCGAGATCTATGAGCGCAACGAATACCTGCTGGATCCGCACACCGCCATCGGTGTCCGTGCCGCACGCACCTGCCGCCGTGATCCCGCGGTGCCGATGATCACCCTCGGTACCGCGCATCCGGCCAAGTTCCCGGATGCGATTGCCGAATCCGGCCTCAGCGTGAAGCCTGAGCTGCCGGCCCACATGGCTGATCTGTTCGAGCGGGAAGAGCGCTACACGGTACTCGACAACGATGTGGCCGGTGTCCAGGCATTCATTGCCCAGCACTGGAAAAACGCCTGA
- the recJ gene encoding single-stranded-DNA-specific exonuclease RecJ, with the protein MTPKKILRRPRPDNVPAWGQNLPPLLRRLYAARGVTSDEQLSYTLKHLASPLQLRGIDRAVELLAEAIDRQQKVLVLGDFDADGATSTAVAMLGLSMLGLGNIDFRVPSRFADGYGLTPGIIERLKEEGELPDLLVTVDNGISAIEGVRVARDMGIRVVVTDHHLAGEVLPDADAIVNPNQPGCPFLSKNAAGVGVMFYVLTALRKHLREVGRLPQPEPNLGCLLDLVALGTVADVVPLDHNNRIFVEQGLRRIRQGEARPGILALLEVAGRDHAHISSTDLGFVVGPRLNAAGRLDDMSVGIACLLADNPDEARRLAWELDTFNRERRTIERDMKSQAQELLASMSLEIEGLPWGLALFDPDWHQGVIGILAARIREQTHRPTIAFAPDDDGEHIKGSARSIPGLHIRDALAVVDARHPGLLKKYGGHAMAAGMTLAKEDLDAFSDAFDKAVRDALTPEDLEAAIITDGPLGADELNLDTAYLLKRAGPWGQHFPEPVFDGEFRVVSQRIVGENHLKLVLQPADGGGIIDGIAFNTGPEVPDYTRSGARLVYKPDANTFRGRTNLQLLVDYIEAL; encoded by the coding sequence ATGACACCGAAAAAGATCCTGCGTCGCCCCCGGCCGGACAACGTGCCGGCCTGGGGCCAAAACCTGCCTCCCTTGCTGCGCCGCCTCTATGCGGCCCGCGGCGTCACCTCCGATGAGCAACTCAGTTACACCCTGAAGCATCTGGCATCACCCCTGCAGTTGCGGGGCATCGACCGTGCCGTGGAGCTGCTGGCCGAGGCCATCGACCGGCAGCAGAAGGTGCTGGTACTGGGGGATTTCGATGCGGATGGCGCCACCAGCACGGCGGTGGCCATGCTCGGTTTGTCCATGTTGGGACTGGGGAATATCGATTTCCGGGTGCCCAGCCGGTTCGCGGATGGATACGGCCTGACCCCTGGCATCATTGAGCGCCTGAAAGAAGAGGGCGAGTTGCCGGATCTGCTGGTGACCGTCGACAACGGTATCTCCGCTATCGAGGGCGTCAGGGTGGCAAGGGATATGGGTATCCGGGTCGTGGTCACCGATCACCACCTGGCCGGCGAGGTGCTGCCGGATGCCGATGCCATCGTCAATCCCAATCAGCCGGGCTGTCCGTTTCTGAGCAAGAACGCCGCCGGGGTGGGTGTGATGTTCTATGTGCTCACCGCCCTGCGCAAGCACCTGCGGGAGGTTGGCAGGCTGCCGCAGCCGGAGCCGAACCTGGGGTGTCTGCTCGATCTGGTGGCCCTCGGCACGGTAGCGGACGTGGTGCCGCTGGATCACAACAATCGCATCTTCGTGGAGCAGGGGCTGCGCCGGATCCGGCAGGGTGAGGCAAGGCCGGGCATACTGGCTCTGCTGGAAGTGGCCGGTCGCGACCATGCCCACATCAGTTCCACCGATCTGGGTTTTGTCGTCGGGCCGCGTCTCAATGCCGCCGGTCGCCTGGACGACATGAGCGTGGGTATTGCCTGTCTGCTGGCGGACAATCCCGACGAAGCCCGGCGTCTGGCCTGGGAGCTGGACACCTTTAACCGCGAGCGCCGCACCATCGAGCGGGACATGAAGAGCCAGGCCCAGGAATTGCTGGCGTCCATGTCGCTGGAGATCGAGGGCCTGCCCTGGGGCCTGGCCCTGTTCGATCCGGATTGGCACCAGGGCGTGATCGGCATTCTGGCGGCCCGGATCCGTGAACAGACCCACCGGCCCACCATTGCTTTCGCACCCGATGACGATGGTGAGCACATCAAGGGCTCGGCCCGTTCGATTCCGGGCCTGCACATCCGTGATGCCCTGGCCGTGGTGGACGCCCGCCATCCCGGGCTGCTGAAAAAATACGGGGGCCACGCCATGGCCGCCGGCATGACCCTTGCCAAAGAAGACCTGGATGCCTTCAGCGACGCGTTCGACAAGGCCGTGCGGGACGCACTCACCCCGGAGGATCTGGAGGCGGCCATTATCACCGATGGCCCGCTGGGTGCCGATGAGCTGAACCTGGATACCGCTTACCTGCTGAAGCGGGCCGGTCCCTGGGGGCAGCATTTCCCGGAGCCGGTGTTTGATGGTGAATTCCGCGTGGTAAGCCAGCGCATTGTCGGGGAAAACCACCTGAAACTGGTGCTGCAACCGGCGGACGGAGGCGGAATCATTGACGGTATTGCCTTCAATACTGGGCCGGAAGTGCCGGATTACACCCGCTCGGGGGCAAGACTGGTGTACAAGCCGGATGCCAATACCTTTCGGGGGCGGACGAATCTGCAGTTGTTGGTGGATTACATCGAAGCCTTATAG